A region of the Arachis hypogaea cultivar Tifrunner chromosome 15, arahy.Tifrunner.gnm2.J5K5, whole genome shotgun sequence genome:
aacTCTTTAACAAGTATTGAGGATTCAATAATGTGCAACACCTACTATTGTTGGGAAATAAAGGGCACTTGGAGAATAATGGGAGAGAATGTATATACGGCTATtagggtgttcgcggtgcggtttggttcgatttttgagagaaaagtcatccgatccaatcgtttaattaaagtgcggttcggtttggttcgatttttttcTCAAagccatccgaaccaaaccaaaccaattaaattcggtttggtttggttcggttttttcggttttttcaataattcaaaaaaaatattaccataCTATTTTacaaagtcataacattgaaattgataaacacaaatacacaataataataataataataataataataataataataataatatagcacTAGTAGAAAATCATTCTAATCTAATTATACATTCTAATAATAAAGAGACATTGAATTTGAGATGAATGGATTAATAGCAGGGTAACAATGTATCAGAATTGAATATATAGACATTGAGATGAATGGATTAATATGTTGCTgactttcctgcaatttattgAGCTCTCAGAATGTTGTTGCACCTTCTCCACCAGCAAACTGACCCCCCCCCCCAAAACAAGTGCCACCGCCATGAAATTAACACCTAATCCAATGCCTGCTCTATCACCCCCAGAGACACCACGTCCACAGCTAGGTAAACCAGGAATACCACACAGTCCTCTGTTATCCGTAAAACTGCGTGCACCCAAAACAATATCAACATTATATTGCGTTATTCTGAACATTAATCATTTATTcataataacataacatactTGAAGCTAGCTCTGTGCAATAGTCTTCCTCCTAGACTTGCTGGAACACTTCCAGACAGCCTATTCCCATTTAGGTTCCTGCATCCACACAACTTTAGTACTGATTTCTCATTGTCTTATAAGTTTCATTTCTTCAACTTTAGACAATCTTACAGTCTCTGTAATGATGTCAACTCTCCAAGACTTTCTGGGATTGCTCCTTCCAAAAAGTTATAGGATAGATCACTGCATCATTGATTATTATGCCATTTAGAAACTGCATTACTATGATAATTAAACTTCTTTTCAATAACATAGATTATAAATTAACCGTTTATGTTTCTATCAATCCAGCATTCTAGCTCCCCTCACTGAAATTGTAAGCCTTAAAATTCACTAACCTGGTCACCATCCTTGATGCCATAATCTCTAAGATAAGTTGTTTCAATGACAAGCTTATGTCCTTCATAACATAAGCAAAATTGCCCCCAAACATGAGCCCTACAATTCAAAAATCAATGGAAATAATAAATCAGCTAAAAATTCATCATGGTCATTGTCATATCAGAATTCATCATAAATCACATAATACTTCACATCAGAATAATATATTAACTCTCAAGTCTCAACagatttaaaaattataacacaTGAAAGTAATTAATTCAGTAATTTAGTAATTCAACAGAACAGCAATAATACCAGAACAACAATTCAGTAATTCACTTCAAAAGTAATTCAATCAATCACAGAAACAAGCAGCTGAAGTTTAGATCATTAAGCAGCAATAAACAAGCACagaaccagcaataaacaagcactTTTACCACCAATAAACAAGCACAGAACCAGCAATAAATCAAGCACAGAACCAGCAAAAAACAAGCACTTTTACCAGCATTAAACAAGCACAAAACCAGCAAAAAAACAAGCACTTTTACCAGCATTAAACAAGCACAAAACCAGCAAAAAAACAAGCACTTTTACCAGCATTAAACAAGCAcaaaaccagcaataaacaagcactTTTACTAGCAATAAATCAAGCAGagaaccagcaataaacaagcaataaatTGAACAAAACCAAATAATCTTAACAATAAATCAATCACAGAAACAAGCAGCTGAAGTTTAGATCATTAAGCAGCAATAAACAAGCACagaaccagcaataaacaagcacttttaccagcaataaacaagcacaGAACCAGCAATAAATCAAGCACAGAACCAGCAAAAAACAAGCACTTTTACCAGCAATAAATCAAGCAcaaaaccagcaataaacaagcacagaaccagcaataaacaagcagCTGAAGTTTAAATCATTAAGCACAGAACCAGCACTGAATAACCGATAAACTgaacaataaacaataaataagcaataaacaataaatcagcaataaacaataaatcaataaattgATAAGTTATAACCCTAGGCCTAAACTGAACAACAAATCAGCAAAGTTTACCTGAATAGATGGCTCGGGCTCCATATGCACTTGAATCGGACAATCGGTGGCTGGGTGGGTGGGCTCAAGAAACGCTGCTGGGTGGACTGGAGGCGGCGAGGTCGGACGTGGCGAGGTCGTGGGTGGGCTCCAGAAACGCTGCTGGGTAGACTGGAGGCGGCGAGGTCGCAGGTGGCGTGGTCAGAGGTGGCTC
Encoded here:
- the LOC112751691 gene encoding uncharacterized protein, yielding MFGGNFAYVMKDISLSLKQLILEIMASRMVTSDLSYNFLEGAIPESLGELTSLQRLNLNGNRLSGSVPASLGGRLLHRASFNFTDNRGLCGIPGLPSCGRGVSGGDRAGIGLGVNFMAVALVLGGGVSLLVEKVQQHSESSINCRKVSNILIHSSQCLYIQF